The proteins below are encoded in one region of Kazachstania africana CBS 2517 chromosome 6, complete genome:
- the RPC34 gene encoding DNA-directed RNA polymerase III subunit C34 (similar to Saccharomyces cerevisiae RPC34 (YNR003C); ancestral locus Anc_1.426): MSSIVQGGLQLSDIAKELHNEMTTKATGKLFTQEELINATKLNDLNELMPIIQELLDKNLIKLIKQNNELKFQGVDFNEASKKSAMSSEEALVYSYIEASGREGIWSKTIKMRTNLHQHVVLKCLKSLESQRYVKSVKSVKFPTRKIYMLYHLQPSVDVTGGPWFTEGELDVEFINSLLTIIWRYAAENTFPNGFNNNDDDNIANYAPNVKNYVTTDEILEFISNSQVTNIELSNSNIRSLCEVLVYDDKLEMAQYDCYKVTLQSLMQINGLKQTNKESSDHEYSIFDYYNGITPSAGDKDVVYFDEWTL, translated from the coding sequence ATGAGTTCTATAGTGCAAGGGGGTCTGCAGCTATCAGATATAGCTAAAGAATTGCATAATGAGATGACGACAAAGGCCACGGGTAAGCTTTTCACTCAAGAAGAATTAATCAATGCGACCAAACTaaatgatttgaatgaattgatGCCCATTATACAAGAATTACTGGATAAGAACCTAATTAAATTGATTAAGCAGAATAATGAACTGAAATTTCAAGGTGttgattttaatgaagCAAGTAAGAAGTCTGCAATGTCTTCAGAAGAAGCATTAGTTTATTCATATATAGAAGCGAGTGGTAGAGAAGGTATATGGTCAAAGACAATTAAAATGAGAACTAACTTGCATCAGCATGTCGTTTTAAAATGTTTAAAGTCTTTAGAGTCCCAGAGATACGTCAAATCTGTGAAATCAGTAAAGTTCCCAACACGTAAGATCTACATGCTATATCATTTACAACCATCTGTTGATGTTACCGGTGGTCCGTGGTTTACGGAAGGGGAATTAGAtgttgaatttatcaacaGTTTATTGACTATTATATGGAGATATGCGGCAGAAAACACTTTCCCCAATGGATTCAATAACAATGACGACGATAATATTGCAAACTATGCACCAAATGTTAAGAATTACGTTACTACGGATGAAATATTAGAGTTCATTTCGAACTCTCAAGTCACTAATATAGAATTGAGTAACAGTAACATTAGGTCACTTTGTGAGGTTTTAGTTTATGATGATAAGTTGGAGATGGCACAATATGATTGCTATAAAGTTACGTTACAAAGCTTAATGCAAATTAACGGTTTAAAGCAAACAAACAAAGAATCATCCGACCATGAATACTCAATATTCGATTACTACAACGGTATAACACCTTCCGCGGGTGACAAGGACGTTGTGTATTTCGATGAATGGACGCTGTAA
- the KAFR0F01480 gene encoding acetate uptake transporter family protein (similar to Saccharomyces cerevisiae ADY2 (YCR010C) and ATO2 (YNR002C); ancestral locus Anc_1.425) yields MSEKDYTTNTDLENNTPCSSKDDTGAMQETRESQEAIGKVYSCGKNNEYVNIGRQKFLKADLYEAFGGTLNPGLAPPATHKFANPAPLGLSAFALTTFVLSMFNARAQGITTPNVVVGLAMFYGGLVQMIAGIWEIALENTFGGTALCSYGGFWLSFGAIYIPWFGILDAYSTKESDLSNALGFYLLGWTIFTLGLTFCTLKSTVMFFALFFLLSVTFLLLCIGEFTGKLGLTRAGGILGIIVAFIAWYNAYSGVATKQNSYIVAKPWSLPTNDKTLWYS; encoded by the coding sequence ATGTCAGAAAAGGATTACACAACTAATACCGATCTAGAAAATAACACACCATGCTCTTCGAAAGATGACACAGGTGCCATGCAAGAGACACGTGAGTCACAAGAGGCAATTGGTAAAGTTTATAGCTGCggtaaaaataatgaatacGTCAACATTGGTAGACAGAAATTCTTGAAAGCTGATCTTTATGAAGCCTTTGGTGGTACTTTAAATCCAGGTTTAGCACCACCAGCAACGCATAAGTTTGCAAATCCAGCTCCGCTGGGGCTCTCTGCGTTTGCATTGACAACATTTGTCCTATCCATGTTTAATGCACGGGCTCAAGGTATTACAACACCAAATGTTGTAGTCGGTTTAGCAATGTTCTATGGTGGTCTAGTACAAATGATTGCAGGGATTTGGGAGATTGCCTTGGAAAATACATTTGGTGGTACTGCTTTATGTTCTTATGGTGGGTTCTGGTTAAGTTTTGGCGCTATTTATATCCCATGGTTTGGTATCTTAGATGCATATTCAACAAAAGAATCAGACCTATCCAATGCACTCGGTTTCTATCTCCTAGGATGGACTATCTTCACATTGGGGCTGACCTTTTGCACTTTGAAATCCACAGTGATGTTTTTTGCACTATTCTTCTTACTATCAGTCACTTTCTTACTCTTATGTATTGGTGAATTTACGGGCAAGTTAGGGTTAACAAGAGCAGGCGGCATATTAGGTATTATTGTCGCGTTCATTGCCTGGTATAACGCTTATTCGGGTGTAGCTACAAAACAAAATTCTTATATTGTCGCCAAGCCTTGGAGTTTACCAACTAACGATAAAACTTTATGGTATTCGTAA